The nucleotide sequence TATTTGCGGTGTTGGAAGCGAGAAGCTCATCGTGTGGCTATGGCAAAAATGCCAATCGGCTGGACAAAACGTTGCTCGGGTACGGCCTGCTATCTTGGATTTTATCCGTTGCTCAGGTTGTGGCGCGGCCCGGTAACAGATGCATTTGTCGCTCTCCATTGCGCGCGGGCGATGGCGGCCGGTTTTGTTGCGCTGGCGTGGTTGCTGGTCGATGCTCTTTTCGAAGCCAGTGAGATGTTCCTTCTCATTTGCTTCCCCGATTTCGCGCGGCCGTTCATCGAGCATTGGGAGCCGTATCTCACATACGCGCTGTTGTTGCCGTTGATCGTTTTGGTGGGATTGTGGATGGCGTCGCTGGGGTTGGCCCTCGCGGGGTCCACGCGACCGATCCCTGTGCTCAAAAGAGTCGCGCGTTGGCCAGGGGCAGTTCACCTTTCCTACGCCGCCAATTCCCTTGTTTTGGCGCTTCTACCGATCATTGTCCTCCTCGTTGTCCATGCGACATCGCTTACGCGAACCAGCGGTGACGGCGCGGCGGTTTACTTCCTCTACGACGAGGGCATTCCTGTGCCGCGCTGGGGTTACGCGGTGGGATTGTATCGCATTTCCCTGGAAGCCAAACAGCGCTGGGGAAAGGGATCCATAGTTCTGGACCGGTTGGACAAGCAGACTCTGCGGGCGGCTCTGGCTCATGGAAAGGTGCTCATCCTCGCCACGCATGGCGGGGATGGATATGCCTGCGCTTACTATTCCGCTGAAAAGCTGGGCGTCGGACCGCCGGACATCGGCGCTACCGATACGGGGCAAAATTTTCGTTTCCTGCGCATGTGCATTTTTGGCGCCGACAACAAGCCGGGAGCATGGGAGGATGTCTCCGTGAACCACGGGATGCGGTTGGTCTACCTCTTTGGTTGCAACGCAGGAATGAAAGCAGCGGAATGGGAGGAGCACCTGGCGCCTGCTCAAGTCGTTACTTACAAGCGTGAGTCCACGGTGTTTGACCACGGTCTCTGGTTTGCCTGTGTAGGGCCGGCACAGGTGAAACAACTCAAATGAAAAGCCAAATGCGGACGCCGCAGCCAGGCATCCGGTGTGTTCTCAATGGTTGTTTCACCGGGTGTTCCTGAAACAGTAAAGCTTCGTTAGCGTGCGGATCAGCAGCCGATCCCCGGCCAGCGCCGGCGTGGCCATGCACATTTCATCGAGCGAATTCCTGTGCAGCAGGCGAAACTCGGGTCCAGCCTCGAAAACGAACGTATCGCCGTCCTCGCTCAATGCGAAAATTTTTCCATTCGCCGCCCAGGGCGATGCCGTGAATGAGGTGTTGCCCTCGGGGCGGATGCGTTGCTTATCATAAATCTGCGCGCCGGTGCGCGCGTCGTGGCAGGACAGGAATCCGAAATCGAACAGCACATAGAAATAATCGCCGTAGAGCAGTGGGGATGGGTTGTAAGGGGCGGCGATGGGCTGACACCAGGCGATGAACGCGTTGTTCGTCTCGCCCGGTTTGAGGCTGATGTCGCCGGTTGCGCCCGGTTTGATCGCAAACACGGGGCGCACCTTGTCGCCGACGTAGCCCGAGCACACGTAAAGCAGACCGAATTTCGAGATGGGCGTCGGAATGACAATCGAGGACATGCCGCCGAATTCCCAGAGCAGCCTGCCGTCGAGGTCGTAGCTGCGAACTTTCCGGGTGCCGGACGTGATCAATTCGGTGCGTTGTTCGTTCTGCCAGATGTAAGGAGTCGCCCAGTTGCTTTTTTCGTCGCGATCCACGCGCCAGAGCTCACGTCCGGTCTTAGTGTCGAGCGCAACAACGAAGGCCTTTTCGTCGTTATCGTTCACCACGAACAGCCGGTCCTTGTGGAGCACCGGTGAAGCGGCCGAGCCCCAGCCGTTCCGTGTTTTCACGGGTGGCCAGTTGGTGGACCAGAGTTTGCGACCATCGAAGTCGTAGCAGAACACACCGACGTTGCCGAAACAGGCATAGACCCGTTCTCCGTCGGTCACGGGCGTTTCGGAAGCGTAGGTGTTCTTCAGGTGTAAAGTATTTAATGGCGTGCCGCGCCAGGCTTCCTGCAGCCACAGTTCGCGCCCGGTTTTTAGATCGAGACACAGGACCAGCCAGCGGTGTGTGGCCTTGGAGATTTCCCGGCGTTCGCCGCCAAAATAGAGACCCTTCTTCGGCGGCTCCATTTCTCCTTCACTGGCGACGGTGGTCAGAAACACCCGCTCGCCCCATACGATGGGGGAAGACCAGCCGCGTCCGGGAACCTCGGTTTTCCAGGCGACATTCTCGTTGGTGCTCCAGTGATCGGGCAGATCAGGGTTGTCGGCGACTCCCATGGCGCCGGGCCCGCGAAATTGCGGCCAGTTCACGACCGGCGCCGCCGCATGCGCCGCGCCCGCAATCAATGGGAGGAGCAGGGGGCACAAGCACGACCAGTTACAGAATTGCCGGGAGATGCACAGCATGGAAATTCCTGTC is from Candidatus Angelobacter sp. and encodes:
- a CDS encoding PQQ-binding-like beta-propeller repeat protein, producing MLCISRQFCNWSCLCPLLLPLIAGAAHAAAPVVNWPQFRGPGAMGVADNPDLPDHWSTNENVAWKTEVPGRGWSSPIVWGERVFLTTVASEGEMEPPKKGLYFGGERREISKATHRWLVLCLDLKTGRELWLQEAWRGTPLNTLHLKNTYASETPVTDGERVYACFGNVGVFCYDFDGRKLWSTNWPPVKTRNGWGSAASPVLHKDRLFVVNDNDEKAFVVALDTKTGRELWRVDRDEKSNWATPYIWQNEQRTELITSGTRKVRSYDLDGRLLWEFGGMSSIVIPTPISKFGLLYVCSGYVGDKVRPVFAIKPGATGDISLKPGETNNAFIAWCQPIAAPYNPSPLLYGDYFYVLFDFGFLSCHDARTGAQIYDKQRIRPEGNTSFTASPWAANGKIFALSEDGDTFVFEAGPEFRLLHRNSLDEMCMATPALAGDRLLIRTLTKLYCFRNTR